The Elaeis guineensis isolate ETL-2024a chromosome 3, EG11, whole genome shotgun sequence region ATTTATTTTTAGCTAGTGTGTAGCAATTAGTTGAATTAAAGTTTTTGAAGTTATTTGATGCTTGCAGTTAGTTGTTAAACTATATATCACTTAGAATATTATCATTGTTTGCGCAGTTTACATACTTTTTATAACGTAAGAATGAGAATTTGTTATCATATATGTCTACTTAATGCATCCTGCCAATCTCTTATTTTTCGGTTCAAACGCAACCTAAAATATTCTAGCTTATTCAAGGAGAGGACAAAAGGGGAAGATGTTTCAGCCATATTGCCATAACTctcgaagaagaaaaggaagagactgCCATCTAATTATTGATGTCTGATTGGTGATTTTCTCCCATTACTTTTTCCAGTTCTTTTTTTGTTACCCCTTTTCATCctatttccttttctctttcctttcaccTCCATGTCCTCTAGATCTCTATCTTTTCGTACCCATATCCGTCCTCTActtccctccccccccccccccccccccttcttcTTGCCTATGTATCATGTGGGGGATGCAAAGATCAAACGCAAACTATGATGCATACGAGAAGCATAGGGGCTGAGGGGAGACCCTTGGGGTTTCGTATGACCCACCATGAGAAGAAATTTTATTCATAACTCAAAGAAGATGCTTTTATTGAATTTGTAGGTATATCCTTCTCTATTTACGAAGCCATCAAGAATAATTTGTAAACCAAGACACTTGTAAAGTACTTCCCAACCAACATCATACCACCTAAAACTTCTAATTCAgccaaaaaataagataaaatttttattaaaatgacGCAAACTCAACACTAATCCAATTTTGAAACTTTAAGCCAAACTTTTGACCCTCCAAATCACCAAACTAGCTGAAACTCAAAATATAGAACTTGTTGGACTTGAAGTTAGCTTCAAGACAACTACTATCATATCCCAAAGGAACATGTACAACTCAAGTTATGTCCCTGGAAAGAGAGCTCCCTTGAAAGACCAGAAAATTAAGAAAATCCTAATTCTAACAGGAAGCTTGATCTGCATCAAAATATTATCAGAATATATGTCGCATTCCCCATAGTTGAGGAGGAATATTGCTTGGTGTACCTTAGTGTAAGCTCCATTATGAAaattttagattaagaagtgTGTGCAATTTCAAAAGACCATTAAGGTGGAACTAAAAATTAAATGTTGCCAATAATCTGCATGGCATACTAAACCTCGACCTTTATGAAGCTCATTGGGTAATCTAGTGGACCTAGAGTACATGGGTTACTTCATATagttttttctttattattattattacaaaTTGGTTACAAAGAATCTTCTTTGTGGTCTATAAggcttatgatattttatataaagCAATGAGAAGTGACAGGTCAACACATGGGTGCTAAATAATGATAGCCTCAGAACTATCAGATGTTAAGGACTAGCTTTCTTTTGGTCATGTCTTGTTATTGTATGAAGTGTAATTCAGATTTGCAAAACTAGTAGGTATTCCATATACTCTCTcaccccttcctctctctctctctctctgtggtaTCAGGGTGACCATGGCAAAGGAAAGCTTAGACCTAGGTTTAAGAAAACAAAATGGGAAAGAAATAGAGGCGGTGAACACTATTCTATGGTAGTTGGGCGAAGCAAGGAAGCTTTTTGGTTTGATGGAGCTTCCAGCACCATTTGCTTATTGTAGGCAAAGAAATTGTTTGTGACTAGGGCAAAAAAAAGCATTTTCTGTGTTGTTAACATAATTCATTTTCTTGACATGCGTTAATGCCATACCGTAAAAATAATCAACTGTAAATAAGATAAATACAAGTTATCATTCTATCATGTTAGCTAgtatatttaatattagataataaccaGCTGTCGGATCATCAAGTTAATGGTCAAGCAGATTAGATAACTGCTTAGCAACAAAGCAGATATGTAAATGTCTAATATAACTAAAATAGCCTCTTTTTTGGTTAAATGGGTACTGCTTAAATGGTACAGAATTGCATGACTGTTTAAGTGTCTGTTTTTTGATAACCtgcctttttttttaatatttaaatcttttttaatgatggAATTGTGTATGTTCAACTTAGTAGCCCAATTATactgattaagaaaatatcacatTTGTCATAAAAGATAATTGTAAAAATATCATCTTATAAGCTGAGGGTCATAGTCATATCAGAAATAAGGTACGTCATTTCTGGAAACCTTGGTGCCTTATTAGGTTGATTAAGGCCTCTTTCCTGTATTTTAAGGTAGTGCCTTTTTCTATGTTTAAATCTTTTGTTTATGATGGAGTTGTGTGTGTTTAAATCAATAGCTCAGTTATactaattatgatatcttgtcaTAAAAGATAATTAAGGAATGCCATCTTGTAAGCTAAGAGTTATAGTGCACATCTGAAATTAGGACGATTATTTCTGAAAAGCATGATGCTTTGTTAGTTGAAACATGTCCTGTTTCCCAAATTTTACGGGGCGTCAGTATCCTGCTAGACTACACCAAATCTTGAATATTTCAATTCTATCTGTTGATGTGCTTATCCGAACAGGAGCCCTTTAACTGTCATTCTTTCTTAATTTCAGTTGCAGATGTTTGGTAAGATAAAAGATGGAATATTTGAAGATCTGTAAGTTGTGAATCAACTCTGGGTCTAGGATGGACCTTCACCTGTCACAAGAGACAACTTTAGCAAATTATAATGAGGACTGCTCCTACATGTccgaattctaattagattaactCCACCTCACATTGTAAAAATTGACAAATTTCAGTAGGACTCCATGCATTCGGTTTATACACTTATATGCATGTAAAAGCTTAAAAGATAATTCAACCAACAATGAGTTATCTGAAACAAAAACTGTTCATGTATAGCATAATGTCATAACCTAGTGAATTGTCAAATAGGGGTTTGGTTTATAAAACTTTGTTCACTGATTGTTCATATTAATGTATTGCTACTAGCTTTTGTAGGTCATTGCTAGCAAGTTATGTTTATGTGGCTCTGTGTTTTTCCTTCTACTTTTCCTACCTTTTCACATAGATCCGAGCTCTTCTTCTTGGAGGAGCCTTCTTCACTCCCTTCTTTCTAATTTCACAAAGCATCCATTCAACATTTCTATCCCACCGCCTTTTATCTTGTTTGCTTAGACTCTCTTCATTCCTTCACATTCATAACCATCCAAAACAGTGGGCCTCAGTGCTGTACTGTTATACTCGCTCTCAAGTCACTATGTCGTGCATCCATTCACATAACACCCGGAGAAACACCTTTCTATATCAGCTGCCTCACTCTTATTGTATTAGATTTGCCTTTCATGCATATCTCGATTCCTTAAGGGTACACATAACAAAACAATCGCAATGTCATAGTTTTTAGTCATCCATTTTGAGTGTCCCCAATAGAGTTTCTTTCCACCAAGATCAATTCAAATATAAGTGCAATATTCGTTGGTATGCAAACTACCACATCTGTTTGTCGGATGTGTATCGCCGCACAGCTTTCAATTTTACTGGGAAATTGAAAGCCATGAAGGTAGAAATGCTGCATCTCTCTACGCAAGTTTGAGTACCACGAAAACCATTTCCGACAAATGAAAACCCCCATCAGACATGCTGCACTAAGAAAAGATTTTAGGTTACATATCTTTTGCACTCATGTCATTTAATTTAAGAAACCTGTATTcgaatttatacccaacagtcaCCATGTCATCATTTTTTTTCCCTTGCAGTTCAGTGGCAAAACAATTGGTATAATCGGGCTTGGCAGGATTGGTTTGGCCATAGCCAAAAGAGCTGAAGCATTTGATTGCCCCATCAGCTACTACTCGAGATCAGAAAAGCCACAGACAAACTACAAATACTACTCGAGCGTTGTTGATCTGGCTGCTAACTGCCACATTCTCATCGTAGCATGCGCATTGACAGAGGAAACCCGCCATATTGTGAATCGTGAGGTTATGGATGCCTTGGGTCCAAAGGGTGTTCGTGAACATTGGACGGGGACCTCACGTAGATGAGGCAGAGCTTGTGTCGGCACTAATCGAGGGCCGGCTTGGAGGGCCGCCCTCGATGTGTTCGAGCATGAACCCCATGTTCCTGAGCAGCTATTTGGATTGGAGAACGTAGTGTTGGTGCCTCATGTGGGGAGCGCCACCTGGGAAACTCGCAAAGAGATGGCAGACCTGGTTCTTGGGAACTTAGAGGCACATGCGACGAACAAGCCCCTATTGACTCCGGTGCTGTGATTGCTTGCATAAAAATACAGTACGATTTTATTGTTTTCAGGGAGTTGGTGAAGGATTTCATTGTAAATTTGTTTACTTGTTCTTCGGTTCAAAACTGATGTCACTTAGCCCCCTGCATGCTATGCTTATGAAAGTGTGCAGCTGGAGTCCATTTGTCATTTTTATCCTGGATGGATTTTTACTTCCTGCGGTAATCCCGTTGAGGTTAATCCTATGGTTCTCCTTGCTTGGAAAATCTACAGCTTCTGTAAGGAGGGTGGCTTGTTGGCGATACCATTTAATTCCATGTTGTTCCTGTAATTCCGGGCGTCTTTATCTCTTTGAGGGTGCAGGAAGCCCACAAATGTGATGTTCAATTTAAGACCCGGACTTCATGCCTGTGCAAGTTCCAAATGACTTTTCCCATTCTGTTGctgcattttctttttctttttcttttttggtcttGAATGCTAGCACTCTACCCTTCAGAATCAAGATGATGAACAGGATGGAATATCTGTAAGAATTCGTACCAATTGGGACCGTTTTTCTTGGTTCCAACACGAACTAAAATTAAATCATCAATAGATGAAGCCGGAGAAGGGTGGAAAACTAGCTCTGAAGCAGATGGAAGATTTATCCTACTTCATTGCTTACAATTGAACTTTTGTTTTGTACATCGAGGAGTTTTTCGCTTGAAACGCAAAATCCTAGCCAAGGATGGGAAACTCAGAAGGAAAAGAAATGTATATTGGGCACAAAAAGAGGAAAGAACCTGAGGCTAGCAGCATCAGCCTTATAAGATGGAAGCAGAGAGTGGCAGAGGCGGGCTAAACAGGAGTAAGAGCAGCAGCTTTGAAGATGAGGAAGAAGAGTGTCTCGAGGCAGAAGTAGATGAAGGTGCCTCGCCTGTGGGTGAAGAAGCAGCCGAAGTTGGAACCCACCACGCAATGCCATCCGGGCCCATGCCTCATGTTAAACTCCTGCCACCGTCCCCCCCGGCATAAACAACATGGTAATTAATATTAATCCAGGATGCGAGTTGCGAAGAACAAAGACAGGAACTGGAGGTGAATCAGAAGGTTCTCACCTTTGAATTCTATGGTATAAAGAAGATGatgattagagagagagagagagagaccttttTGATGTGAGTGGCGCCGGCGATGCTTTTGCAATCGAGGACATCAAAGAGGTCGAGGGCTTGGGCGGCGCAGGACCTGGCCTGCAGCTGCATCTTTACGGGCATGTCGGTATCCTGGATCGATGCCTTCCCGTCCAacatcctctctttctttctctctccaaaaccaagttgAAACCCGATGCTTGGGAGAAAGTCGCCAAGCCCTGTCCTTCTTATCACTCTAAAAAGGCTTCCAAATGTTGAGGAATCAACGAAAGGAAAAACTACCAACCATAAAGCTTTATTGCCTTCCATGAATGCCTACTAAGGAACGAACAAAAGCcaccctctctctcctctttttgctTAAGACTcccactctctctttctcattgcTACCAGACAAACaaacgctcctctctctctctctccgacgTGCCACTGCCAGCCACTTCCACGCGCAATAATGCTGCGGATAGAGGAGATGAGGCAATAAAATTGGTCGGCGTTTCATTGGATGaggtataaaatatatttttaaaattattaaatcttGTGGGCTCCAGAGATGACTAACGAAAATACGGCCCACAAGGCAGGGTGCCCGCTAATCCTATTGTCGCTTAGCCACTTttccgtttctttttttttttccacgagCATCATCAAGACATGCACGGTTATATCATCGAAATGATCTATCAAGTACCAAACCAAGCAAAGGCGGCCTTGTGAACATGAAGGAATGTCACTACTTTTGCTCCATAATTATTACAATTAAACTATCTGGACGACGTATTAATTCAAATAGCTCCAGCAAAAGCGGTCGATGGGATGGACGATGGCCTTCGCAGTGAGAACGTCGCAGCACCCAATTGATAATTGAATGGTCGATTAAAAGTATAATAACGTGATTGCCATTCActaccattattattattatgtctTAATAGGTTGCACGCGAGTGCGCAACTCTTTTATGTGTTACTATCTTGAAATGAGTAGAAAGAGCATATGAAAAAAGAATTCGCTCATCCACATGCAACTGGTTCATGAATCATTGCCCACATACATTCCAAGGGAGTTGTTCTATCAATCAAGATGTCCTTTTCATGAACTCTAGGATGGCTTAGAAAAGATGTCTTCGCGTTCGTGCATCCCACTCTTTATaattcttaaaaagaaaaaaaaaaaaatgaaacagaaTCACGGCATTAGATTTTACAGGATCCGAATGCGATGGTGTCAATCGTCCAAAGTCGAGCCATACGTTCCCAATATCATCTTTTGGATTTCAACATACGACATTAGCTGAAGTGGACCCATTTTGATTGTACCCCAATAATTTTCCGTGTGGAACCTGTGTCATAGATGAAGCCAATAAGGTTGAACGGCAATATGGGATacccttttttttattattattattttttattttatttggatGGTGGTTCAGCATATATAATTTTGTAATGAGTgcaaaatcataaaataattattattttaattttttatgctcCGAAAAAAAACATATGAATGCTTAGTATGATGAGATGGCACGTACTAATTTTGCAAACCATTTGTCCATTTGGGTAATCTAGCCCATTTCTCCCCATGCTCGGTCGAAAAGGGATGGTGATAACAAGGAGGTAGCAGcatagaatttaattttcattttccacccaaaaaaaaataacTGTACAAAGTCAAAATAGAGTCGTTCCGAAGCCgaacaaagaaagaaaaggggTACTTCGGTGGTTTTGGCGCTGGTGCTTTGCTTTCCTTTCACGTGCTTGCTTTCCTTTCCCGTGAAGGGGAAAGAAAAATAACGGGTTTTCAGGGGTAGCGAGATTCTTTGGGCACGAAGAATACATTGTTACATCCGATTGATCTATATATCCATCatcttttaatatatatttaatatttataaattaatttttatttaaaaattttatataatattttttttaaaaaaaaattataacattctacaTTACATTATGACAATTTTAAACCATAATATACAGATGtcgtaatttttttctaaagGACTGAAatatttcgtcattcaaaattttcaaacgaaaaaaaaaactaACCTGCAAAAATTAAAtacgtattaaaaaataattggacaaaaatatccatcttatattatgatattcgagatcatattatgacatcgcaAGCTATATTATAtcaaaggatgtcataattttttcaaaaaaaaagaaatatttttatcatacaaaatttttaaacgaaaaatcaacctacagacattaaatgcacgttgaaaaatgatgactacatAAATCAATCGAATAAGACGGTGTACtctacgtcggattttctacaccactcatggtgcataaaaaatttccCTTCAAAGATATGTAtaaatgaattttttataaaGCTGATCGATCTAAATCGATGTTTCCAGTGCCCAAGCCCAGCACACCACCGGTGCTAGTCTTTTAGACTCATCTCGattgaaaaattctttgtgcaccatggacACAGACGATGCAGAACTGCATGCATCATCCGTAAAGATTGGCtcatacagaaaaaaaaaaaaaatcacccacCGCACCATAGCAAACCACCATGGGCGGCGCGTGCATTCTATGCCACccacggtgtacaaagaatttctcaatccCGATTTAGTTTGGTGACGCCCAACATGTACATAGGATTCGTATGCATGAGCTAAAAATAAAGAACCAGCTTCCAGTCATGTCAAATTATGGACCGCACGTACATGACATGGACTTAGCAGTTCTGCTGAAAATTAATTAAAACGACGGATCTTATTCCACTAAGCATGATTTACTATCGATCTTCACATAAACATTAATATACTTAATattcaaaaaattagaaattgaACCTTCTAAAATAAACAAATCAATTTAGTAAAGAAGACTGCACCAGAAGCTAAGACACAGCCTTCCTACGTCCTTCCATTCTACCATTAAATCCAGATATCTGAAAGTCTTTTTTCAGGAGAAGAACCGACAAcgatttctttttttaaaaaaaaaagttttcgacTCATatcacaacaagaaattcaattggtctaCATCTTGATCCTAATT contains the following coding sequences:
- the LOC140856134 gene encoding uncharacterized protein — translated: MLDGKASIQDTDMPVKMQLQARSCAAQALDLFDVLDCKSIAGATHIKKEFNMRHGPGWHCVVGSNFGCFFTHRRGTFIYFCLETLFFLIFKAAALTPV